The following coding sequences lie in one Glycine soja cultivar W05 chromosome 16, ASM419377v2, whole genome shotgun sequence genomic window:
- the LOC114389696 gene encoding cysteine-rich receptor-like protein kinase 19, with protein MIIGSAKAGLEKFTSGYMSPEYAMLGQFSEKSDVFSFGVMVLEIISGKKNSGLYEPHRVAEGLLSCVWRQWRDQKPLSILDASINENYSEIEVIKCIQIGLLCVQQNPDDRPTMVAIVSYLSSHLIELPSPQEPALFLHSRKDPKAFAQESSSSHNINASTSLSINEMSISQFLPR; from the exons ATGATAATAGGATCGGCAAAGGCGGGTTTGGAGAAGTTTACAAG TGGTTATATGTCTCCAGAATATGCAATGCTTGGacaattttcagaaaaatcaGATGTTTTTAGTTTTGGAGTGATGGTTCTAGAGATTATTTCAggaaaaaagaattcaggcttATATGAACCACATCGTGTTGCTGAGGGCCTCCTGAGTTGT GTTTGGAGACAATGGAGGGATCAAAAACCGTTAAGCATACTAGACGCAAgtattaatgaaaattattcTGAAATTGAAGTTATTAAATGCATTCAAATTGGTTTATTATGTGTTCAACAAAATCCTGATGACAGACCCACAATGGTTGCAATTGTTTCATATCTTAGTAGTCATTTAATTGAATTGCCAAGTCCTCAAGAACCTGCCCTTTTCTTACATAGTAGAAAGGATCCTAAAGCATTTGCACAAGAATCAAGTTCAAGTCACAATATCAATGCTTCCACTTCATTGTCTATTAATGAAATGTCTATAAGTCAATTTCTTCCTCGATAG